Proteins encoded in a region of the Elaeis guineensis isolate ETL-2024a chromosome 7, EG11, whole genome shotgun sequence genome:
- the LOC105047998 gene encoding uncharacterized protein, which produces MEGGQSAGVYSLPPSRFYGEDILFCVDVDVESRTEMKLSGPKGRPITRLDSIKQALLLFVNAKLSISPDHRFAFAVLGQSVSWLRKEFSNDVDSAVAAVRGLVAANSSYGLADITQLFRIAAHEAKKSRMQGRLFRVILIYCRSSVRPHHQWPVSQKVFTMDVMYLHDKPSSENCPQKVYDALVDALEHVSEYEGYIFESGQGLSRVLFRHMCMLLSHPQQRCVQDDLDIPKSLTRKSAPPIDAIPSDDSISVSSQ; this is translated from the exons ATGGAGGGCGGGCAGTCGGCCGGGGTGTACTCGCTGCCGCCGAGCCGATTCTACGGCGAGGACATACTGTTCTGCGTGGACGTGGACGTGGAGTCGCGAACGGAGATGAAGCTGTCGGGACCCAAGGGCCGCCCCATCACCCGCCTCGACTCCATCAAGCAGGCCCTCCTCCTTTTCGTCAACGCCAAGCTCTCCATCAGCCCCGACCACCGCTTCGCCTTCGCCGTCCTCGGCCAGTCCGTCTCCTGG CTTAGGAAGGAGTTCAGCAATGATGTTGATTCTGCAGTGGCAGCAGTTCGGGGACTTGTAGCAGCAAACTCATCATATGGCCTCGCAGATATTACCCAACTTTTCCGAATAGCAGCCCATGAAGCAAAGAAATCCCGCATGCAGGGTCGCCTCTTCAGAGTG ATACTCATTTACTGCAGATCATCAGTTCGGCCCCATCATCAGTGGCCTGTAAGTCAGAAGGTTTTCACCATGGATGTAATGTATCTTCATGACAAGCCTAGTTCTGAGAACTGCCCACAGAAGGTATATGATGCTCTTGTCGATGCACTTGAGCATGTCAGTGAATATGAAGGCTACATCTTTGAGAGTGGGCAGGGCCTTTCCCGGGTCCTCTTCCGGCACATGTGCATGCTCCTTTCCCACCCACAGCAACGTTGCGTTCAAGATGATCTTGACATCCCCAAGTCCCTCACAAGGAAGTCAGCACCTCCAATTGATGCTATTCCCAGTGATGATAGCATTTCTGTCTCCAGCCAGTAA